The Zea mays cultivar B73 unplaced genomic scaffold, Zm-B73-REFERENCE-NAM-5.0 scaffold_539, whole genome shotgun sequence nucleotide sequence ATAACATGATATAACCATAAGAAAGAACCAAATAATCACAGCAACTTATCTTAAGCTCAATTAAGTAGTTGATAAAATTATATAAATAACTGTAGATACACCAACTGCCAAAAGAATCGGAGCTGGTATATCTTCATAGAGGGAAAAAGGATAAATCACTTGCAAATGCAAAAGTTTGTGAGCTGTGATAGTCACTGAAATAAATAAAAAACTAAATATATTGCAGGAACTTACTTATATCGTGTATATAGTAGTTTTTTGAATGCGTATTGGGCTTCAGTTGCTTCAACAAAGACTACCTGACACACAAAAAATGTAATTCAAGATAAATAAGCTCAAGTGGCAATATTTGTGCAATTTAGACACTCAAGATGGCAAGTGACAGAAGTTTAAAAAAAGTCAAGTGCAGTAAAAACATAAGTTGCTGCAATATATAAAAACAGCTGGATAACACAAGTGGAATATACTAACATACCAAGGCAAACACTCTCGTTGGAGGTAGAATGATTTTATCCAAACTACCATGTTTCTGAAACAGTGTCGCGAGTTCTTCCTCAGTAGAATTAAATGGCAAGTTCTTTACTAATATCACATAATTGCTTCTTTTGAACTTCTCATTTCGTTTAGAAGCATGTTCTTCCAATGCAGCAACATTAACTCCAGACCTTGATAGAAATTTCTTAGTCTCTGCAATGACGTGTGTCTCACCAAGAGCAATACGAACAGCAAGATCATCTGCTTCTCTATCGAGTAACTCACTCTTACTGATACCATTCTTCCTTGCAATGTTTTCAACAACCTAAACGAAAAAGCAGAGCCCAATCATTAGACATGCTTGACAAGATCATGTGGGCCAGTATCTATCTACATTATCTCAGAAACAACATATCAGAGGAGTATTGAGTTGACACTGAACAGACAAAAAACAGTTGATGTCAAATATGTGAGAGAACCATACAGTATCTTGACGCATATAAAAGCTGTTCCATGCTCTTGTATCCCCACTGATCTCAGAAGCTTTCTTTTGTTCCAACCTTTTCTGCTTGAGACTTACTTTCTCCACAGCAGTTTCATGAAAAGACCTTGACAATTCAATAGCAAATCAGTATAAACTACAGGTGTAACTAATTTAAGAAGTAAGAATACAAACGGAACTCTACTTTCTTACTCCAACTTATTTAGCGGTTTAGCAGCCTTAACACGTAACACTCGTCCCTGAAAGCTTGAGTTATCTAGTTCATCAAGTGCCCTGCCAAAAATAACAGTTCATCATTAGAGGTATATAATGGTCAATGTACCTTTAAGCAAGCAACGCAACACAAGCATGGATAGTAAAACATGTCTCAGACAAACTTCTAGCTCACATATTGATGAATGTTCAGTAACTAGGAAGTGTATGAAACTTGCACGTGTAGTCTTAAAAAGGATACGTCCTAGATTCGACTGTGTCCTAAAGATCACAAAAGTGCATTTCTTTGGTGTGATACTGTGATTGTGTCTCAAATTATGATTAATACATTCATTATTGAATTGGACAAGTTTGAGACATCGATCAGCTTTGCCCTcaaatctttaatatcttcttagTAATTATGTAGGGACAAGTATGAACTACGTGCAGGATAATAAAAAGCAAAATAAATTTGAGCCAAGTAAGGTGAATTGTCttaaataaataagaatatccaaAGGAAGATTGACACGTTGCAAGAAAGCTCCCTGTCGCGAGTCCTAGCTCCTAAAGTTCACAAGTATACATTGCAATTTTTAATCTGTACCTGACTGCTGAGTCCGGAAGGCTAAAAAGCACATAGCCTCTACCAGTTGAGATCTTTGTGGCTTTATTGACAACAATATGTGCCTGTTCCACATCACCATATTGGCGGCACAGCTCCACTAAATCATCTTCGCTGAGAAAATAAGCAACAAGATCCTTTTAAAAAAAAACTATGCAGCTGTGTCATGAATATACACAACACACAAAACAATGATTCAAGGTAACATGAGCAGACAAGGGCATGTCCACATACCTGGTTGCATATGGAAGGTTGCAGATATATAGACGACCAGTCTCCAGGGCCAACTTCTTTTCATCAGTAATTGGAGCACCGTTTTCATCTGCCCTTTCTTGATCTTCATGAATTTCAGTTCCTCTTGGTCTGCCATCAAGATCTTCACTCTCTTTGTTGTCAAGATCCTCCGGCTCTTGCAAGTCAGTATTCTCCACAAGAGTGTCCTTGTCCACAATGTTTCTCTTGTCAGGATCGCCCTTAGTATCTGCCAACTGGTTATCTGAATCTTGTGATTCATCTGACGAGTCTTCATCATCAGTGGTGGTATTTGACTGGTGAGCAGAACCTTCGTCATCAGATTCAGAATCTGACCAATTTTTCTTGACTTTACTCTTGAAGAAATCTGCATCAGTCATATTCTTGTCTTGTTTATTCTCTGTCTTTAGCTGCTCCGAAGCATTTTCGGAAGACAAATCATTTGCCACTTTCTCATCAGAAGTGTCTTCAGAAGATGAATCGTTCTCAGAGGTCAGAACATTTTTTAGAGGTCCCTTAGATTCTTTAGCGGCTACTACACTATCTTTTGCAGCAGTGTCAAGAGTAGCAGCTGTATCATTTGCCCACATCTTGGCTTTAGAACGGGGCTGCATAGCTTCAAGGAACTCTAGAAACTTGGGATCATTAGCTACACTGCCTTTAGAACCACTAGCATGAGCCGATGTTCCTTGTGCGTTGGAACCTTTAGGTGGTGCATCAACAGCTCCAGCATTATTCTTGTCTTTACTACCATATTCAGACTTCTTTAAAGAATGGCGGCTCCAAGGGCGAGGAGCATCAGGGTCACCAATTTTTCGGGCAACCTGCCAAATACCATGAAGACAGATGTAAGGTACAGATATTCCTAATCCAAACTCATCACTGTCCCATTCAATCTAGTGCAGACAATTCACCAAACTGATACCACGGCACCAAGGAGAAAAAATGTTGAAAACAATTAATACCTCGCAGGTGATCTTACAAGTGTCGATGTATGTATTGTTGAAATACTTGAGTGCCTCATCTGCCTCTTCATTGGTTCTGTAACCAATGAATGCAAACTGCCGACTCTTGCCATCCCTGACCAAAAGCAAAAGCTCAATTACATGCAGATTCTTTGCACTGAAAAATACAAAGGTGAGTAAGAGATTGCTCAGCTTGCTTACTTTGTTCGGATGACCTTGGCGTCGGTGACCTCGCCCTTCCGCGAGAACACATCCCGCAGCCGCCTCTCGTCGGCGCCCTTGGGCAGGTTCTTCACGCACAGCCGCGACGACATGCGCGCTAGCGTTGCTCACCGCCAGGAAACGGCAAGATAGATGGATCTCAGCCAACGTCTCTCAGATTCAGACGTAGGAAGAGGCTGGATGGCTGGCTGCCTTCCCGCGTCCTGTCGCCGGCAACAGGTCGCCGATTCGCAAAGCAGTTGTGGCGGCGCCGCGACGGACCGACGGGGGATGGACGTGGAGTGTCCGAGCGGGGCGGTCAGCGACGACGCAGCTGAGCGGGCGGGTGAGCGGCGCAACCGAACGGGCAGGCGAGCAGTGCGGCCGAGTGTGGCGGCGCCAGGCGGCGGTGGGAGTCGCGAGAGAAAGAGAGCGAGCGAGAAGGAGCCACGGCTCTGTTGGACTGAACTGTGAATTGGGCCAGAAATTACTCGGGTCCATTCTATCTCCTCATTTGGCGAGCAGACATTTTCTCTAAAAAAACGTATAAGCATTTGATGGGTCAGACCCAGATTCACCAGATCTTCAGATCGCTTTGGAAAAACAAGTGTCAACCAAAGCATAAGGTCTTTTTTTGGGCTTTGGCTAAAAAACAGACTCAATACAAGAGATATGCTGAAAAGGAAGAATATGAACCTCGAGTCCTACACTTGTGAGAACTGCATCTGGCAAAAGGAAGAAACTCTTTACCATCTTTTCCTCAAGTGTAACTTTGCAAAGGCTTGTTGGACTTCTATTGGTTTGACGTCTCCCAGAATTGATAATCCTGAGGCCGCTGCAGTAAACCTAATGCAACAACTCAATGTTTCATTCTCTATGGAAATTGTCATTCTCATGAACTGGAGCATTTGGAAAACTCGTAATGCATGTCTTTTTCAGAATAAAGCCCCGACTGTGCAACATTGCCAAAATGAGTTTGCAAGGGAACTTCATCTTGTCATGCTGAGGGCTAAAGGTCGTTTTGATTCGACAATTCCTGCATGGCTTCAGCTTTGGCAGCAGACCTCGTatcttttccttttccctttgTAGTTAGGTTGTTTTATCCTTTGTAATCTTCTTTTCTGTCTGCTTCTAACTCTGTTATTTTAAAGTTTTAATAAAATTTTCAGTAGGGGCTCGCCCCTCTTGTCTTATCAAAAAAACTCTTAGTAATAATTTAGTTATTAGTTACTTTTAGTAAGTTAGTTATCTATTGGTTAGCTAGCTAACTTTATTAGTAATTTTTAGTCAACtaattattagctctagtgcattcaaacaactATTTAGATTGGAGACCTCCCTAACAATAATTTAGATCCAAAAAACAGATCAAACTCCAACATTTCCCTAAAGTATATATAAAAACACGTTCAATAAGAGATAGAAACCTTTGTGAAGATAGAGAGAACGCTAGAAATGCTAGCCATCTATTGGCCCATGCACGCACGTGCTGAACTGTTCTGTTCCTTACGCAAAAATCGTGGGTTTGAGGCGTCGACAATTGGACTAATATTTGTGCGAAGGAGCTCTTGTTTTGGGAGTCACCAAAAAAATAGGAGCATTTATTAGGATCTACTGGATATGGTTTTTCATGCTATTATCTAAAAATAAATAAAAGTATtgattagagcatctccaacaacgtgatCTATAAAAATAccttataatttaaaaataagtaaattttatagaatttagggcaccaacaaaacactctgctccaacagtaaagccccaaatctagattatagggcagtccactacggtgtagtatatttaaggcacttgagagggtgccctatagttttttgacaaaatttgTTGAATTGAGGCACTATTAGAGTGGTTTTTCCTGTGTAGAGCCCTATATTTCGATTTGAGGCAttagtttgaggcattgttggagataGTCAAAGAAAAAGGACTAAAAGTCTACAATACGTGCTAAGAAAAAGGACTAAAAGCCACGCACTCCATCTCAACTTGTCCTCAGATTAAACATACGGTTAGTGTCGATGGATGCCATCTTGATCAGTTAGAACAAAATCCCACAGCTTAGACACCAGAGAGTAAAGATTTCCGGAGAATGCATGAGCATCACGTTAGCATATTTGACTTAAAATAATTGAGCGAAAAAA carries:
- the LOC118475651 gene encoding multiple RNA-binding domain-containing protein 1-like isoform X2 — its product is MSSRLCVKNLPKGADERRLRDVFSRKGEVTDAKVIRTKDGKSRQFAFIGYRTNEEADEALKYFNNTYIDTCKITCEVARKIGDPDAPRPWSRHSLKKSEYGSKDKNNAGAVDAPPKGSNAQGTSAHASGSKGSVANDPKFLEFLEAMQPRSKAKMWANDTAATLDTAAKDSVVAAKESKGPLKNVLTSENDSSSEDTSDEKVANDLSSENASEQLKTENKQDKNMTDADFFKSKVKKNWSDSESDDEGSAHQSNTTTDDEDSSDESQDSDNQLADTKGDPDKRNIVDKDTLVENTDLQEPEDLDNKESEDLDGRPRGTEIHEDQERADENGAPITDEKKLALETGRLYICNLPYATSEDDLVELCRQYGDVEQAHIVVNKATKISTGRGYVLFSLPDSAVRALDELDNSSFQGRVLRVKAAKPLNKLESFHETAVEKVSLKQKRLEQKKASEISGDTRAWNSFYMRQDTVVENIARKNGISKSELLDREADDLAVRIALGETHVIAETKKFLSRSGVNVAALEEHASKRNEKFKRSNYVILVKNLPFNSTEEELATLFQKHGSLDKIILPPTRVFALVVFVEATEAQYAFKKLLYTRYKDTPLYLEWAPENILSPTSAPVDEEVKNEVGERILTKANIDQTVEGVSAEEIDPDRVESRSVFVKNLNFKTTDESLKQHFSTKLKSGSLKSATVKKHVKKGKNVSMGFGFVEFDSVETATGVCKDLQGTVLDGHALILQLCHVKKDGQAAKKNGKDKSSTKLLVRNVAFEATEKDLRQLFSPFGQIKSLRLPMKFGSHRGFAFVEYVTKQEAQNALQALASTHLYGRHLVIERAKEGETLEELRERTAAQFVDESSGFQSLSSKRKRSILVDEGSVKVSRIAE
- the LOC118475651 gene encoding multiple RNA-binding domain-containing protein 1-like isoform X1; translated protein: MSSRLCVKNLPKGADERRLRDVFSRKGEVTDAKVIRTKDGKSRQFAFIGYRTNEEADEALKYFNNTYIDTCKITCEVARKIGDPDAPRPWSRHSLKKSEYGSKDKNNAGAVDAPPKGSNAQGTSAHASGSKGSVANDPKFLEFLEAMQPRSKAKMWANDTAATLDTAAKDSVVAAKESKGPLKNVLTSENDSSSEDTSDEKVANDLSSENASEQLKTENKQDKNMTDADFFKSKVKKNWSDSESDDEGSAHQSNTTTDDEDSSDESQDSDNQLADTKGDPDKRNIVDKDTLVENTDLQEPEDLDNKESEDLDGRPRGTEIHEDQERADENGAPITDEKKLALETGRLYICNLPYATSEDDLVELCRQYGDVEQAHIVVNKATKISTGRGYVLFSLPDSAVRALDELDNSSFQGRVLRVKAAKPLNKLESFHETAVEKVSLKQKRLEQKKASEISGDTRAWNSFYMRQDTVVENIARKNGISKSELLDREADDLAVRIALGETHVIAETKKFLSRSGVNVAALEEHASKRNEKFKRSNYVILVKNLPFNSTEEELATLFQKHGSLDKIILPPTRVFALVVFVEATEAQYAFKKLLYTRYNLLWCRDTPLYLEWAPENILSPTSAPVDEEVKNEVGERILTKANIDQTVEGVSAEEIDPDRVESRSVFVKNLNFKTTDESLKQHFSTKLKSGSLKSATVKKHVKKGKNVSMGFGFVEFDSVETATGVCKDLQGTVLDGHALILQLCHVKKDGQAAKKNGKDKSSTKLLVRNVAFEATEKDLRQLFSPFGQIKSLRLPMKFGSHRGFAFVEYVTKQEAQNALQALASTHLYGRHLVIERAKEGETLEELRERTAAQFVDESSGFQSLSSKRKRSILVDEGSVKVSRIAE